ATAATTTTTTTTAGCCATTCAAAATTAACTATCTCGCCGGTTTTAATAATTTTGAATTTCAAACCGTCATTTTGCTTGTCTCGCGAAGCATAGGCGGAGTGAGGAGATTTGCGATTTGCGATTTGCGATTCCTCGATGTATCCCGCATAAACCAAAAATGGTACACAACGCTGGGTTAATTCGCCTATCTCCATGTTACGTATGTACATGCCATTCATCCAATCCAATTTTTCGAGATTAAAAATAGCTCCGCTCTGCTGAATATTGTCGCCGTCAAATCGTTCGATAAGCTCCTTCATTGTCATTATTTCTTTATCATCATTGGCGTTCCAGCCAAGGATAGCAAGAAAGTTTATAAATGCTTCGGGCAGATATCCCATTTTTTCATATTCAAGAACAGAAACCGCGCCGTGGCGCTTGCTAAGCTTTGATCGATCTGTACCGAGTAGCAACGGCAAGTGAGCGTACTTAGGCGATTGCAATTTAAGCGCGCGTTGGATCAGAATTTGTTTCGGGGTATTTGAGATATGATCTTCGCCGCGAATAACATGCGTAATTTCCATGTCGCTGTCGTCAATTACAGCCGCAAAATTATATAACGGCAAATCAAGCGACTTTGCGAGTGAAAAATCTCCCAGCAAATCAGCATTAAATTCTATCTCTCCTCGTACATGATCATAAAATTTTACGCTGCCTCCAGGATTCTGAAAACGTATGATAGATTTTTCTTTATTAGTATCAGTAACATCGATTGCAGCAAATTTGCGATAATCACATATATGCATTGGCGGTTGCTTTTGCGCCTCTTGTTGCGCGCGTTCTTTTTCAAGCTCTGCTTGTGTAT
This genomic interval from Candidatus Spechtbacteria bacterium contains the following:
- a CDS encoding glutamate--tRNA ligase is translated as MNTTKEQFVTPDQTVRVRIAPSPTGMLHVGTARTALFNYLFARHHGGVFIVRIEDTDTERSKKEYEENILKGLKLLGMDWDEGPDVGGLHGPYRQSERLKIHKQYLNQLLEQGDAFYCWHTQAELEKERAQQEAQKQPPMHICDYRKFAAIDVTDTNKEKSIIRFQNPGGSVKFYDHVRGEIEFNADLLGDFSLAKSLDLPLYNFAAVIDDSDMEITHVIRGEDHISNTPKQILIQRALKLQSPKYAHLPLLLGTDRSKLSKRHGAVSVLEYEKMGYLPEAFINFLAILGWNANDDKEIMTMKELIERFDGDNIQQSGAIFNLEKLDWMNGMYIRNMEIGELTQRCVPFLVYAGYIEESQIANRKSPHSAYASRDKQNDGLKFKIIKTGEIVNFEWLKKIIALEQERLKRLAEIGERAGFFFTDSPSYDESLLVWKNTDKITITKTLSELENFIMSLDNKIFQTAKSLEDVLMPYASAKGDKGTILWPLRVALTGQKASPGPFEVASILGKEKTLARLAYAKSLL